In Lacrimispora indolis DSM 755, a genomic segment contains:
- a CDS encoding RidA family protein: protein MEEFYAGEREKVFRRMPTHCGDDTCSSCVIAGDYIYLAHHGGGQDKEDIEYQMRKTFESMQNTLAAAGATLDDMVKVNLYLKNIADFRKAADVFREYFKNGAPARMTTTTEFVGETCLCQMDGVAYKRE, encoded by the coding sequence ATGGAAGAATTTTATGCAGGAGAAAGAGAAAAGGTGTTTAGAAGAATGCCGACTCATTGCGGAGATGATACTTGTTCATCCTGTGTGATAGCAGGAGATTATATTTATTTAGCTCATCACGGAGGGGGTCAGGACAAGGAAGACATTGAATATCAGATGAGAAAAACATTTGAAAGTATGCAAAATACACTGGCAGCTGCTGGTGCAACCCTTGATGACATGGTAAAGGTGAATTTGTACTTAAAAAATATAGCGGATTTCCGCAAAGCAGCTGATGTGTTCAGGGAATATTTTAAGAATGGCGCACCTGCAAGAATGACAACCACAACAGAGTTTGTCGGAGAGACATGTTTATGCCAGATGGACGGCGTCGCATATAAGAGGGAATAA
- a CDS encoding response regulator transcription factor — protein MNLKLFIIEDDIVLRTELISLLESYNYSCETSDNFKNIISEATDSNADLILLDINLPYYDGYHVCREIRRISDVPIMVVTSRNNDMDELMSMNLGADDFITKPYNIQILLARIGAILKRTNQKNYLSEAEYKGLTLSMAKSTVYYESKEAELTKNELRILSVLMQNANSIVSRDELMDELWQSDEFVDDNTLTVNVNRLRKKLEEIGAADFIKTKRGQGYMI, from the coding sequence ATTAATTTGAAGCTATTTATCATTGAAGACGATATCGTTCTGAGAACAGAATTGATCTCGCTGCTTGAAAGCTATAATTATTCTTGTGAAACAAGTGATAACTTTAAAAATATTATATCAGAAGCAACGGATTCAAACGCAGATTTGATTTTGCTTGATATTAATCTTCCTTATTATGACGGATATCACGTATGCCGGGAGATCCGCAGGATATCGGATGTGCCGATCATGGTTGTGACAAGCCGCAACAATGATATGGATGAGCTGATGAGCATGAACCTGGGCGCAGATGATTTTATAACAAAGCCCTATAACATTCAGATCCTGCTTGCCAGGATCGGAGCCATACTCAAACGCACCAACCAGAAGAATTATTTATCAGAAGCAGAATATAAGGGCTTAACATTATCCATGGCAAAAAGCACGGTATATTACGAAAGCAAAGAGGCTGAGCTCACTAAAAATGAATTGCGCATCCTTTCTGTTTTAATGCAAAATGCAAACAGCATCGTTTCCCGTGATGAATTAATGGATGAGCTTTGGCAGTCGGACGAATTCGTCGATGACAATACACTGACCGTTAATGTCAACCGTCTGCGTAAGAAACTTGAAGAAATCGGTGCAGCAGACTTTATAAAGACCAAACGTGGGCAAGGGTATATGATATGA